The sequence below is a genomic window from Monodelphis domestica isolate mMonDom1 chromosome 2, mMonDom1.pri, whole genome shotgun sequence.
cttcgcCTTGATTTCTTCTccctatattgattaaaccaccataaatttccaaactgacttgggtatttttatttgggatattccttggctacccaattaatttagtttaggtcacaaccctaaaattatccttacagtcgtCAGACCTCAATGATTGTTTGGAAAGTTACTTTTAACCTTTTTAGCCAGGAAAGATGATTGTGATTTCTCATATCACTCTTCTTGGTGATATGAAAAACAATCTTAGTCTGTGGCTGTATGCCAGTATTGCAGTTATTTTGTTCAATGAGCAACATAATTTGAGATGGCTTATAGTAGATcgatttatccatttatttattgcaGATTTTAGCAAAGGGACAGGCATATGTAAAGATACAGAAGAAATGAGGTGGTATAACTAGGGGGACTATCAGTGATAAGAGAAGGAAATTGGAAACTCCCTATGTGGTTACACTGGGAGCTTTCCAATCCTTGGACAGAATGATAACAGAAGGCTGCCTCTGCCCCTGTCCCAGGAAGAAAGTCAAAGTGAAGATTATGTCTTTCCAGGAACAGCAGCACCAGAGAATGACAAGTATATGTGAGGAGGAATATGCCAAGGAGCTGAGTGTGAACTAATGACCCCTGACACTGGAGAATGATATTAAAGACCCTTCCTCAGTggctgagtgaaaaaaaaaagggaagatagTTTAGATATAGAGACAAAACCTTAAACTtatgatttttgtatctatagtTATGAGATTAAAAAGACtagaattaggaaaagaaatggggCTTTTCCAACCCAATCAGAGTAATAGTCAGCCAGATGTTTTTAAGTGGTTAAATGTTTTAAATGGTAATGCTGTTCTCTATCCTGCTTGGCTGAAGGTACTCATAGGGAAGATCCAGGCCTTCATTACGGGCCATAATCTCTCTTTCCAAAGTATACAAATCTTCCTGGAAATGGCACAGTATAGCTTTGGGCTCAGGTCCTGAGAAGTATTCTTCCTTGTGATAACCCAGGAGTacctgaggcagagaaagaaggCATCTCAGAGTCACAAGCTTCAGGTCTGTAGACTCTCAGCTGCCACTTCAAGTCCCTTACCCCAGGCATTGTACCCTCCTCAAGGGCCCTGGCTCTCACCCTGTTTGGCTGGATCCGACTCAGAAGCCATACCACAGCCATATGGAGACTGGCCTGATAGACATTGGGCAGTGTGGCCATCACCATCCCTAATGTTACATCCTTTGTGGTTGGTGGGGGCTGCCGCATAGTGCCTGGAGCATTAGGAACCCAGGCATACCAGTCTTCCTGTTGGTA
It includes:
- the LOC100015867 gene encoding polyunsaturated fatty acid lipoxygenase ALOX12-like encodes the protein MCIFTCSAQHSAINQGQEDWYAWVPNAPGTMRQPPPTTKDVTLGMVMATLPNVYQASLHMAVVWLLSRIQPNRVLLGYHKEEYFSGPEPKAILCHFQEDLYTLEREIMARNEGLDLPYEYLQPSRIENSITI